The region CTCGACTGTCTGCTCCACACGGTCGCGGAGTACGATCTGGAGTACAGCGCCGAGCTGGACACGGCGTGGCGAGAAACGCTCCGGCCCTGCATCGAGCTGCTCAAATCGCGGTACTGAAAAGGCCAGGGCTCGCTGGAATTCGTCTACTCGACCATCTCGGCGAGCGCTGCTTCGAGCTCCTCGGCGTCGGGTTGGGCCGAGATTCCACCCAAGGCTCTCGTCGAGAGGCTTCCCGCCGCGACTCCGTAGCGGAGGCACTCCGGGAGAGGTTTGCCGCGCTTCCAGGCGTGCAAGAACCCGGCGTTGAAGGAGTCGCCCGCGCCGGTCGTGTCCACCACGTCAACGGCCAGAGCGGGGACTCGAAATCGCGTATCGCCCGATCGGGATTCCGCGCCGGCCGAGCCGCGCTTTACCACCACGAGCGTTCTTTCCGCGAGCTCGGGGGCCATTGCCAAAAGCTCCGCCTCGTTGGGCAGGAACAGGTCGACTTCCGCAAGCGTTTCGCCGAGTCCGGAGTCCCAGCGTTGCTTCGGATCGTGACCCGGATCCAGAGAGCTCGTGCTGCCGCGTGATCGTGCCGCGCGAAACAGCGCTGGCAACTGACGCGCGAGACGTTTCTGCAGGAAGTATGACGAGACATGAACGTGATCGAACTCCGACGGGAGCTCGTCGAGCTCGAAGCGCTCCATCGCTCCTGGATAGGTGGCGAGGGCGCGATCCGCCGAGGTGCTCAAGGAGACGGTGACTCCAGTCCGCTCGCCCTCATCCACGATCACACGACTGACATCCACCCCCGAAGCGGCCAGCTGACCGAGGCAGAAGTGGCCGAGAAGGTCGTCTCCGGCGAGGCCGACGAAAGCTACTTCGTTTCCAAGGCGTGCTAGCCCGGAAGCACAAATCGCCGAGGCGCTTCCCAGCGTGAGACGAAACTCGTCGACCACCACCTCGCGGCCCGGTCGAAGGCGGGACTCGCCCTTGAGCACGACGTCGGCGTTGAGCTCGCCGACGACGAGAAAGCGCGTCATCGACGAGCGGCGTCGTGAATCGGGAATCGCTCCACGACGCGGGTGATGACGTTGGCTCGTGAGGGAGCGTCGGGTTCCAGGCCGAGGGAGAGACAGCGGAAGAGCGCGAGCAGCTGACCCACGACGACGTCGAGAACCGGAACCTCGTCGTCGGGGCCGTCGTAGCGCACGTCACCGTCTTCTCCTGCGAGGAACAACCGGGCAGCGACATTCTTCCGCTCGAGCTCCCCCAAGAGGTCTCGCTCGTAGGCGCGAGCGGGCTCTTCCGATGACAGAAACCCGACGAGAAGGGCCCCGTCTCTCGCCGCGCACATGGGCCCGTGGCGAAAGCCGAGAAACGTCTCGGC is a window of Vicinamibacteria bacterium DNA encoding:
- a CDS encoding PfkB family carbohydrate kinase gives rise to the protein MTRFLVVGELNADVVLKGESRLRPGREVVVDEFRLTLGSASAICASGLARLGNEVAFVGLAGDDLLGHFCLGQLAASGVDVSRVIVDEGERTGVTVSLSTSADRALATYPGAMERFELDELPSEFDHVHVSSYFLQKRLARQLPALFRAARSRGSTSSLDPGHDPKQRWDSGLGETLAEVDLFLPNEAELLAMAPELAERTLVVVKRGSAGAESRSGDTRFRVPALAVDVVDTTGAGDSFNAGFLHAWKRGKPLPECLRYGVAAGSLSTRALGGISAQPDAEELEAALAEMVE